Within the Branchiostoma floridae strain S238N-H82 unplaced genomic scaffold, Bfl_VNyyK Sc7u5tJ_438, whole genome shotgun sequence genome, the region tgaagaaaacaaacgctcctacagtacctgcacctgcttgataattattaaatcgtatgccctacttgaataaaaaaagttcactgcaataataaatgtacccacatcacaaggagcttatacttttttaaacttacacctagttatcgtactgaaaattgttaatgacattacatgaagtcattcaacaattttcagccatgatgaaaattttctgaatggaaggtgtgattattgtcattttctgaaaaatagaagcaagctctgtttttacctggaatcaattcacaataccagtccactttgggggataatgcactgttaatatgatgttccatttttgcgcaggggtgatttggaacagtccaatgttgcgtgggaaggggtatggctgaaatatgctgtatttgctcttaagcaaatgtcggcctttctagttacagcCTGTGCTATCAACTCGAGTACAATCTATGAGATGCTAATCCTATATATCTATAGACACTTTACCGCCCTAAAGAGTTTCCTACTACTAACACAATTATGGTAAGTCCAATTTCAATTGGGATTCAGACGATGAAATCACACTTTCATACCTTTGGTCAACAGCTATTCGCCGAAGAACCAGCTCTACATCCCGAAAGACAAGATGTACAAAGGGTTTGACATCGGCGGGAAAGGCGGGGTGCAGGTTCGGCGGTACCTGCCAGGAAGGGAGGCGGGGCTACACTCCGAGGCACTGGGGCGGTTCGACAAGGTAACATAGATAGGGCAAGACATAGCGggctgggtggggagggggtcatgAAGAAAGGGCTTGACATCGGCGGGAAGGCAGCCGCAAGGTTGGGAAGGGAGGGGTGCAGGTGCGGCGGTATCTGTCCGGTAGGGAGGCGGGGCTACACTCGGAGGCGCTGGGACGGTTCGACAAGGTAACCTACCGTtggggtggggaggggacaTGTACAAAGGTACAATATAGCCCCATACTTTGCCCTAGCCTTTTCTGAAGCTGTAAgggtagtgggttgttatccattgtTTCAAGGACACGGCATCGGGAGGCGTAACCCATACCTCTCCTTTTACCTCCTCAACATAAGACATgcacccatttttacacatgaGAAAAGTCGTTGGATTCTTTCCCGATGGCGCTGAATCGGTGGCATCCTGGATTCCAACCCAGGATCTCTGGGTCGATCACCCTGTAGTTACACCATACGAGCCCACTTAGCATGGCATGTAGTAGATATACACATCACTTGCTCAATATAATAACTGAAATATACAACGTATAGCAACTTTTGTTATGTAACCAAAACATGAAAGACTGTATTGTAGAGATGGGTCACATTTCTCTAATAGATGCAGTTCCTACGTCttaactctgccatttcttctcTACCACAGATCAAACCACAGCCTCAGCCTCCTCGTCATTCCTACAACCCCCTCAACTTCAGGACGGAGCCGCCAGTCCCTCGGCACACCTACAACCCTAACCCCCAACCCTCGGCACCTCCCAGGCCGGTGAGACCCCCGGCACCCCCTCCACCGAGGGCGAACGGACCCGTCGTACCTGCCCGAGCCCCCAAACCGGCACCTGCTCCACCTAAGGCCCCGCCTGCACCACCAAAGGCCCCACATGTACCGAAGCCACACACCTACAACCCAGTAGGAGAACCTAAACCTCCACCAAGACGACCCAAAGCTCCACCAAGACGACCCAAGGCGCCACCAAGGAGGCCTAAACCTCCACCCAGGAGGCCTAAACCTCCTCCAAGGAGGCCTAAACCTCCACCAAGACGACCTAAGCCCGCCCCGAAAGCTCCACCAAGACGAGAACGTCTAAGAACTCCTCCTAAAGCTCCTCCAAGAAGGGAGCGTCTCAGAACGTACAACCCGAGACCTTACCAGCCACAACAACAGCCAGCTCCAGTACCTCCTCCTAGAACCAAGGTCAAGGTGAAGATTATACCGATGCCCGAGCCCGTTCCAGCACCCCTGACCGAAACTTTGGTCCACATTGTTACTCTACCTAAGCCTCCTCCTATGAACACATACAATCCTGTACAATACGACCCACCCAAGCCTATACCAAACGGTAATGCCCCAAGCGTAGGAGCGACGCAAAGCTTGCCGCCTCCTCACACGTATAATCCCTTAGCCAACGAGAAAAGGTTTCCCGAATGGCAAGACGGGGGTTTGTCGAGGCCCCACTCCGCCCCGCATACATACAATCCGATGCcaaacggttttgtacccagGTCATTGCAGGGTAGTCTCTCAATCGATCTCTGATTACTAttttgataactttattgcaagatcatgccagtgggctaattgcaaagtaaGACAGTGGTAAGACAGAACATGAACATGTCATCTATTTTAAATCTATGCCTATCTAAACTGagggatttttcttttttttttttttacttcttcatTATATGAACTTATGGagaactttattgtacatttttgccataCTTGACTGAGTAAAGCCTACAgtcacaacaaaacatattGAACAGATACGTTTAACAGATAGAAAATATCATTAGAGAAATTCAACTTACTTCGCTTTCCAGTTGTAGTgaagataaaagagcagatgcGCTTTACGATGAAAGGTTTGTGTAGTTAAATCAGGATTATAACTTTTCTACAGTACTTAAGTGTATAAAATATGGAAATAGGTTATATGTTTGTACCCTTTTCTGATGTTAGGGTGTATAATTGTAGAGATTTCGTACGGACCGGATTTTCTGACAGTTGTTTACCCAAACAAGTTCTTCTGACTATGAATTAGTCAATTGAGATAACTACCTTGcgatgtaacacatgtacacccGCTTCACAGGCACACAGCGGGTCAATATTCTAGCATAGAGTTTCTACATTTTCTCTTGATACGTCAAGGGTTTTATGAATTTTAGTTTTACAGGTTGAATATGCATATGTAAGTAGTACTGATATAAAACTAAGAGTGTCATAAATATCATCATGAAACTTcatcatgtaaaaaaatgtgCAGTTGTAAATATATGATAAAAGATGTTTACAAAGAGTGAATTTATTGCTGTGCATCTGCTACGATAGCTGCAATCTATAGGCAGAAGAAAACATTTAATACCTATTAGATTCCTTTTGCATTCTGGCCATCATAGGCTAGAATATAAACAAGCTTTCTATTCCTAGTTGTCAACCTAGTACGTAAAAGAATACGTTGCATAAATAATGAAAGTTATTGCCTTGTATTCTAGTTTGCGCGCACAGATATGTTCATAGGGCTCTAGATGATACCAAAGAATAATATCTACGATGAAATATCATTTGAATATGTTTATTAGACATATAGAATCAGAATGCTATTAGTAATCTAAATGCATTGGCTGCATAATTAACTAGATTATTGTGAATTAATTGAGGTGTTCTCTTGTGTAGATTAAGacaaatatcagaaaaaaacacacttcTCACTTTTGATTGCCAATTAATGAATGCTGTGTGGAATCCCATTGAAATTAAGGAATTAAAAAGTTTGTGAAATTTTACTCattttcatttgtcatttttataaacattgtattttgatttatttgttccaTTTGATATCTTAAATCAGCAGAGTTGCCACATATAGTTCAAATaa harbors:
- the LOC118408819 gene encoding extensin-like translates to MDINYVRRCNSARWNVEGALVNPNVTKPRRYAIQLSRREYHPGLADSTSEQFTELEDELTDTLWRYYAAEGYAKDIHSIQVNGFSPGLIADYTINLRNDSAVTGLQLQNALWSAQKHSDPLGLELGTTCWLDEPAEKNGRPPCRTTTGTVPVAAEPQDISGLVWPVAVALLTAAALIPLAALLPKAFAGAHLPGRGIYSPKNQLYIPKDKMYKGFDIGGKGGVQVRRYLPGREAGLHSEALGRFDKIKPQPQPPRHSYNPLNFRTEPPVPRHTYNPNPQPSAPPRPVRPPAPPPPRANGPVVPARAPKPAPAPPKAPPAPPKAPHVPKPHTYNPVGEPKPPPRRPKAPPRRPKAPPRRPKPPPRRPKPPPRRPKPPPRRPKPAPKAPPRRERLRTPPKAPPRRERLRTYNPRPYQPQQQPAPVPPPRTKVKVKIIPMPEPVPAPLTETLVHIVTLPKPPPMNTYNPVQYDPPKPIPNGNAPSVGATQSLPPPHTYNPLANEKRFPEWQDGGLSRPHSAPHTYNPMPNGFVPRSLQGSLSIDL